A genomic window from Lotus japonicus ecotype B-129 chromosome 1, LjGifu_v1.2 includes:
- the LOC130732125 gene encoding uncharacterized protein LOC130732125: METKDPLDIKSSKKFPLTLRLAVLVIAMVCGIYICSIYLEQKGLGTNIKLLGFTNNVFNQPCNHPSSVEEWEVPYLHYPQPRTYSREECACNPVRFFCIVSMQRSGSGWFETLLNSHINVSSNGEIFSVGKRRENVSSILKTMDKVYNLDWFTSASKNECSAAVGFKWMLNQGLMEHHKEIVEYFERRRISAIFLFRRNLLRRMVSVLANSYDKDTKLLNGTHKSHVHSSAEAKILANYRPGINITLLIPELKLTEETANKAIAYFKNTRHIVLYYEDLVNNRNKLKDVQEFLRVPYRDLESHQVKIHTAPLSEQIENWDEVLKALTGTPYQSFL, translated from the exons ATGGAAACCAAA GACCCTCTGGACATAAAATCTTCCAAGAAATTTCCATTAACATTGAGGTTGGCAGTTTTAGTAATCGCCATGGTTTGTGGAATATACATTTGCTCAATTTATTTAGAGCAAAAAGGTTTAGGCACAAACATCAAGTTGTTAGGCTTCACTAACAATGTCTTTAACCAGCCCTGTAATCATCCTTCAAGTGTGGAAGAATGGGAAGTGCCATACTTGCATTATCCACAACCCAGAACATATAGCAG AGAGGAGTGTGCTTGCAATCCTGTTCGATTTTTTTGCATTGTGTCAATGCAAAGATCTGGGAGCGGTTGGTTTGAGACACTTTTGAACAGTCATATTAATGTAAGCTCCAATGGAGAAATATTTTCGGTAGGGAAAAGAAGGGAGAACGTTTCTTCTATTTTGAAGACAATGGATAAAGTGTATAATCTTGATTGGTTCACCAGTGCTTCCAAGAATGAGTGCTCTGCAGCTGTTGGCTTCAAGTGGATGCTTAATCAG GGTTTGATGGAGCATCATAAGGAGATAGTGGAGTACTTCGAACGGAGAAGAATTTCTGCTATATTCCTGTTCAGAAGGAATTTGCTCCGGAGAATGGTGTCTGTGCTAGCTAATTCCTATGACAAAGATACCAAACTACTGAATGGGACTCATAAGTCTCACGTGCATTCTTCGGCGGAG GCTAAAATTCTTGCCAACTACAGGCCAGGGATCAATATCACATTATTGATACCAGAGCTGAAGCTAACAGAAGAAACAGCTAACAAGGCCATTGCATACTTTAAGAACACTCGTCACATTGTACTCTACTACGAGGATCTTGTCAACAACCGCAAT AAACTCAAGGATGTTCAGGAATTTCTAAGGGTTCCATACAGAGATCTAGAGAGCCATCAAGTAAAGATACATACTGCCCCATTATCAGAGCAAATTGAAAACTGGGATGAAGTCCTGAAAGCACTGACAGGGACGCCATACCAGAGTTTTCTCTAG
- the LOC130748490 gene encoding uncharacterized protein LOC130748490 has translation MAIDDLSTIDASKENWCIIAKVNRLWLSPSLYGSKLPFSMDMILMDEKISFFGVGESGRDFRPTSHPFKINFDIHTSVRLVPNKTIDLSPYNFVPISDIMFKDLDTSFLIEFEKDGGKQKRITIELDQDGARVECAFFGKYVDEVVGYLGSADATNAVVVVSCVKVKPFKVKTSLQNVYGATKVIFNPLIEEAAPLRTRFLESHDSAVHVISPLQDSARKTTPEDDFLKQNDGKTIEQLKDLAEESKKDIKQVIDHLI, from the exons ATGGCAATCGACGATCTCTCAACCATCGATGCCTCTAAAGAGAACTGGTGTATTATCGCAAAGGTGAACCGGTTGTGGCTTAGTCCAAGCCTATATggatccaagcttccattttccatggacatgATACTCATGGATGAGAAG ATTTCGTTCTTCGGCGTTGGAGAAAGCGGTCGTGATTTCCGACCGACCTCGCATCCTTTCAAAATTaactttgatattcatacaTCTGTGCGCTTGGTTCCCAACAAGACCATTGACTTGAGCCCGTACAATTTTGTACCAATATCTGATATAATGTTCAAGGATCTTGATACGTCTTTTCTGATAG AATTCGAAAAAGATGGTGGGAAGCAAAAAAGAATTACGATTGAACTTGATCAAGATGG GGCTCGGGTTGAATGCGCCTTTTTTGGAAAGTATGTCGATGAGGTCGTTGGTTACCTTGGATCTGCTGATGCAACCAATGCCGTTGTTGTTGTGAGTTGTGTCAAAGTCAAGCCCTTTAAAG TTAAGACAAGTCTCCAAAATGTTTACGGAGCTACCAAGGTGATTTTTAATCCTCTCATAGAAGAAGCTGCCCCCCTCCGAACTAG GTTTTTGGAATCACATGATAGTGCAGTGCATGTCATCAGTCCGCTGCAAGATTCTGCAAGAAAAACTACCCCTGAAGATGATTTTTTAAAGCAGAATGATGGGAAAACCATTGAGCAACTAAAAGATCTTGCAGAGGAAT CAAAAAAGGATATCAAGCAagttattgatcatctaatttga